From Calothrix sp. PCC 6303, a single genomic window includes:
- a CDS encoding TIGR04168 family protein, with the protein MTSETITSKMLKIAVVGDVHDQWEDEDAAALKALEVDLVLFVGDFGNESVDVVRRVASLDIPKAVVMGNHDAWYSATEWGRKKCPYDRTQEDWVQLQLDILGETHVGYSKLDFPDFDLTVVGGRPFTWGGPEWKFADLCRERYGVQDQEESAMKIFEAVKSAAHKTIIFLSHNGPSGLGDRPEDPCGKDWHPIGGDYGDPDLAEAISRSMTTGKNISLVTFGHMHHTLRHTKKEIRRRLFRSPEGAIYLNAASVPRIVTKDDEKLRNFSLVEMENGSVCQAGSVWVGKDCTVVREEILYKKSNQVVQTV; encoded by the coding sequence ATGACGAGTGAGACAATAACTTCAAAAATGTTAAAAATTGCTGTAGTTGGAGATGTTCACGACCAGTGGGAAGATGAAGATGCAGCTGCCCTAAAAGCTCTGGAAGTGGACTTAGTACTGTTTGTTGGAGATTTTGGGAATGAATCTGTGGATGTGGTACGAAGAGTTGCATCCCTGGACATTCCCAAGGCAGTAGTGATGGGAAATCACGACGCATGGTATAGCGCAACTGAATGGGGACGGAAAAAATGTCCCTATGACCGCACTCAGGAAGATTGGGTACAATTACAACTAGATATATTGGGTGAAACCCATGTGGGTTATAGCAAACTGGATTTTCCCGATTTCGATTTAACTGTTGTGGGAGGTCGTCCATTTACTTGGGGTGGTCCAGAATGGAAGTTTGCTGATCTTTGTCGAGAGCGTTATGGTGTCCAAGATCAGGAAGAATCGGCGATGAAGATTTTTGAAGCTGTGAAAAGTGCGGCACACAAAACGATTATTTTTCTGAGTCATAATGGTCCGTCGGGGTTAGGAGATAGACCAGAAGACCCTTGTGGTAAGGATTGGCACCCTATTGGAGGGGATTATGGCGATCCTGATTTGGCAGAGGCGATTTCCCGTAGTATGACAACAGGTAAAAATATTTCGCTGGTGACTTTCGGGCATATGCACCATACATTGAGGCATACCAAAAAGGAAATCCGCAGACGTTTATTTAGAAGTCCCGAAGGTGCTATTTATCTAAATGCGGCTAGTGTACCGCGAATTGTCACAAAAGATGACGAAAAACTGCGGAATTTTTCCCTTGTGGAGATGGAAAATGGATCTGTTTGTCAAGCAGGATCAGTCTGGGTTGGCAAGGATTGTACTGTTGTCAGAGAGGAAATTTTGTACAAAAAATCTAATCAAGTGGTGCAAACTGTTTGA